The proteins below are encoded in one region of Triticum aestivum cultivar Chinese Spring chromosome 1B, IWGSC CS RefSeq v2.1, whole genome shotgun sequence:
- the LOC123113249 gene encoding uncharacterized protein isoform X1 has protein sequence MCESASLLAAAGDQDGHHHQGGTKAAEMNTGGLLDPSPAALGPTPLPATSPALVFYEDDYRYYYDDDSCLQEDQEGDHDAYQLLEDEDEDVAATGSLADRLRDLVRQRLAEVNASSAVVAGLGLVGSAVGAYFLWPAAAATAAATMPVGKKLYETKSHINQRPGPPVSSSAVWRLKPTLSSTSRSSALPERQRLPPLSPCSCMGGLATYLLLSFVPRAPFVCWPFALLIYRQ, from the exons ATGTGCGAGTCCGCCTCCCTACTAGCTGCAGCCGGAGACCAAGACGGCCACCACCACCAGGGGGGAACCAAGGCAGCCGAGATGAACACGGGTGGCCTGCTGGACCCTTCCCCGGCAGCCCTCGGCCCGACCCCTCTTCCCGCGACGTCTCCGGCGCTCGTGTTCTACGAAGACGATTACCGGTACTACTACGATGACGACAGTTGCCTCCAGGAGGACCAGGAGGGCGACCACGACGCCTATCAACTCCtagaggacgaggacgaagacgtCGCCGCCACCGGGTCGCTTGCTGACAGGCTACGTGATCTCGTCCGTCAGAGGCTGGCCGAGGTTAACGCCTCCAGCGCGGTCGTCGCGGGGCTCGGCCTCGTCGGGAGCGCCGTCGGCGCCTACTTCCTCTGGCCCgcggccgccgccaccgcagccgccaccATGCCAgtgggaaaaaaattatatgagaccaagTCTCATATAAATCAG CGCCCGGGGCCGCCGGTTTCCTCATCTGCCGTGTGGCGTTTGAAGCCAACTCTAAGCTCTACTTCAAGATCCTCCGCACTGCCggagcggcagcggctgccgccgcttTCGCCGTGTAGTTGCATGGGAGGGCTGGCCACGTACCTACTGCTTAGTTTCGTCCCACGCGCCCCGTTCGTGTGCTGGCCGTTTGCGTTGCTTATATATCGCCAATAA
- the LOC123113249 gene encoding uncharacterized protein isoform X2 — MCESASLLAAAGDQDGHHHQGGTKAAEMNTGGLLDPSPAALGPTPLPATSPALVFYEDDYRYYYDDDSCLQEDQEGDHDAYQLLEDEDEDVAATGSLADRLRDLVRQRLAEVNASSAVVAGLGLVGSAVGAYFLWPAAAATAAATMPVGKKLYETKSHINQVRPALMNDRWHSPLISAPGAAGFLICRVAFEANSKLYFKILRTAGAAAAAAAFAV, encoded by the exons ATGTGCGAGTCCGCCTCCCTACTAGCTGCAGCCGGAGACCAAGACGGCCACCACCACCAGGGGGGAACCAAGGCAGCCGAGATGAACACGGGTGGCCTGCTGGACCCTTCCCCGGCAGCCCTCGGCCCGACCCCTCTTCCCGCGACGTCTCCGGCGCTCGTGTTCTACGAAGACGATTACCGGTACTACTACGATGACGACAGTTGCCTCCAGGAGGACCAGGAGGGCGACCACGACGCCTATCAACTCCtagaggacgaggacgaagacgtCGCCGCCACCGGGTCGCTTGCTGACAGGCTACGTGATCTCGTCCGTCAGAGGCTGGCCGAGGTTAACGCCTCCAGCGCGGTCGTCGCGGGGCTCGGCCTCGTCGGGAGCGCCGTCGGCGCCTACTTCCTCTGGCCCgcggccgccgccaccgcagccgccaccATGCCAgtgggaaaaaaattatatgagaccaagTCTCATATAAATCAGGTGAGACCCGCCTTGATGAATGACAGGTGGCATTCACCCCTGATTTCAG CGCCCGGGGCCGCCGGTTTCCTCATCTGCCGTGTGGCGTTTGAAGCCAACTCTAAGCTCTACTTCAAGATCCTCCGCACTGCCggagcggcagcggctgccgccgcttTCGCCGTGTAG
- the LOC123113249 gene encoding uncharacterized protein isoform X3 yields the protein MCESASLLAAAGDQDGHHHQGGTKAAEMNTGGLLDPSPAALGPTPLPATSPALVFYEDDYRYYYDDDSCLQEDQEGDHDAYQLLEDEDEDVAATGSLADRLRDLVRQRLAEVNASSAVVAGLGLVGSAVGAYFLWPAAAATAAATMPVGSRVAFEANSKLYFKILRTAGAAAAAAAFAV from the exons ATGTGCGAGTCCGCCTCCCTACTAGCTGCAGCCGGAGACCAAGACGGCCACCACCACCAGGGGGGAACCAAGGCAGCCGAGATGAACACGGGTGGCCTGCTGGACCCTTCCCCGGCAGCCCTCGGCCCGACCCCTCTTCCCGCGACGTCTCCGGCGCTCGTGTTCTACGAAGACGATTACCGGTACTACTACGATGACGACAGTTGCCTCCAGGAGGACCAGGAGGGCGACCACGACGCCTATCAACTCCtagaggacgaggacgaagacgtCGCCGCCACCGGGTCGCTTGCTGACAGGCTACGTGATCTCGTCCGTCAGAGGCTGGCCGAGGTTAACGCCTCCAGCGCGGTCGTCGCGGGGCTCGGCCTCGTCGGGAGCGCCGTCGGCGCCTACTTCCTCTGGCCCgcggccgccgccaccgcagccgccaccATGCCAgtgggaa GCCGTGTGGCGTTTGAAGCCAACTCTAAGCTCTACTTCAAGATCCTCCGCACTGCCggagcggcagcggctgccgccgcttTCGCCGTGTAG